One segment of Ricinus communis isolate WT05 ecotype wild-type chromosome 8, ASM1957865v1, whole genome shotgun sequence DNA contains the following:
- the LOC107261777 gene encoding uncharacterized protein LOC107261777 — protein MVMEEMYKGTCRRHMNDIVLTRKIMHPVYYWLMMEKDCEALLRKFCECQLYSDLSDLPPTKLHNLMSLWLFTAWEIYIIREIKPLSNGHKSIVVVIDYFFKWVEAESLITIEVRQIIKRNLICRYGVPYHIVTNNGMPLMGEMTNFLEEYKIEHHRSSPYRPQANGMVEAVNKNLKKVLLKMM, from the coding sequence ATGGTAATGGAAGAAATGTACAAAGGGACGTGCAGGCGTCACATGAACGATATAGTATTGACTAGGAAAATCATGCATCCAGTATATTATTGGTTGATGATGGAGAAGGATTGCGAAGCCTTGTTAAGGAAGTTCTGTGAGTGCCAATTGTACAGTGACCTAAGTGATTTACCTCCGACTAAACTTCATAATCTGATGTCTCTATGGCTTTTTACAGCTTGGGAAATTTACATTATCAGAGAGATAAAGCCTCTTTCAAATGGGCATAAGTCCATAGTTGTGGTGATCGACTACTTCTTTAAATGGGTTGAGGCTGAGTCACTCATTACTATAGAGGTAAGGCAGATTATAAAGAGGAACCTGATTTGTAGATATGGAGTCCCGTATCACATTGTGACAAACAATGGCATGCCACTTATGGGTGAGATGACAAATTTCCTAGAAGAGTACAAGATTGAACATCACAGGTCTTCCCCATACAGACCTCAAGCGAATGGCATGGTTGAAGCAGTCAACAAGAACTTAAAGAAGGTACTCTTGAAGATGATGTGA